From one Sediminispirochaeta bajacaliforniensis DSM 16054 genomic stretch:
- a CDS encoding suppressor of fused domain protein — protein sequence MNKIIAQHTAEVFNGNPSVDRYYDRDQSTFIDILCCKNSPTADCSSYCTLGTYKEDSGYYYEGKKIGVEIVAACYDSVDFVPNMIASCAFNLIKDGMQIAPSVVQRNVVYEYDPATKTPHVLFMLPFLWGEGLKTRELNGSYISWLYAMPLSDNELHVLDEKGFSFLDKEFEKANIDVCDYTRESIF from the coding sequence ATGAATAAAATTATTGCTCAGCATACGGCTGAGGTGTTTAATGGGAATCCTTCTGTTGATCGATATTATGATAGAGATCAATCTACATTTATTGATATTCTTTGTTGCAAAAATAGTCCTACAGCTGATTGTAGTTCCTATTGTACATTAGGGACATATAAGGAAGATTCAGGGTATTATTATGAGGGCAAGAAAATAGGTGTAGAAATTGTTGCTGCTTGCTATGATTCTGTTGATTTCGTACCAAATATGATTGCTTCATGTGCTTTTAACTTGATAAAAGATGGCATGCAGATTGCTCCTTCTGTTGTTCAAAGAAACGTGGTTTATGAATATGATCCTGCTACAAAGACCCCGCATGTTTTATTTATGTTGCCATTTTTATGGGGCGAAGGACTAAAGACACGTGAACTAAATGGATCATATATATCCTGGCTATATGCAATGCCTCTTTCAGACAATGAATTGCATGTTCTTGATGAAAAAGGCTTTAGTTTTTTAGATAAGGAATTTGAAAAAGCAAATATTGATGTTTGTGACTACACGAGAGAGAGCATTTTTTAA
- a CDS encoding HNH/ENDO VII family nuclease, whose translation MAEALEVKQLVLRSIIQVNTVYERLHGSGPYQVFDDELINSLRKINVPRLFGEIDGYESSGNGEEIESLKQESMRWLDLIEVGYADLLSENRISKTTFALISDAGPVIGVGRRVSYEVVQVVPTYIAGSSSYHFRWSVDNDDSALEHYRGNGAVEDWERGRFRRWVDESFGDPMDIGMDASYPGTHVINVDVYLNDEFLERVSYRQTVVEGDPELIELSFQEKLMEVLRRCNFLEAILVEAGDLRRLAVTMAVAAGIVIALQASGSGVAVEVVGLIAAAIGLGTSVPRLLRGIYRLAEAMELTGRASTYEAIEAAADKMEAAVAEIGVNGLWALLSYLGMRSARARIRTRIEQAGSVGAAENSTANLYRRPSSYRSGIRDKVWESAKNENALVRDPVTGRIMNKTEPWDMGHRPGYEFRKLQRSAAERGLSRAEFLDEYNTVEHYRPELPSSNRSHRGENLTNEYFGF comes from the coding sequence GGAAGATCAATGTACCGCGACTGTTTGGAGAGATAGACGGATATGAGAGCAGCGGGAACGGAGAAGAGATAGAGAGTCTGAAACAGGAGTCAATGAGATGGCTGGATCTGATAGAGGTGGGGTATGCGGACCTTTTGTCTGAAAACAGGATAAGCAAGACAACCTTTGCCCTGATATCTGATGCGGGACCGGTTATAGGAGTTGGAAGGAGAGTAAGCTACGAGGTGGTCCAGGTAGTGCCGACGTATATAGCGGGATCGAGCAGCTATCATTTTCGCTGGTCGGTAGATAACGACGACAGCGCATTGGAGCATTACCGCGGGAATGGAGCGGTGGAAGACTGGGAGAGGGGAAGATTTAGAAGATGGGTGGATGAGAGTTTTGGAGATCCCATGGATATCGGGATGGATGCCAGTTATCCCGGGACGCATGTGATCAATGTGGATGTGTATCTGAATGATGAGTTTCTGGAAAGGGTATCGTACCGTCAGACGGTGGTAGAGGGAGATCCTGAACTGATAGAGCTGTCGTTTCAGGAAAAGCTGATGGAAGTATTGAGGAGATGCAATTTTCTTGAAGCGATATTGGTGGAAGCGGGAGATCTGAGACGGCTTGCGGTGACGATGGCGGTGGCGGCCGGAATAGTGATAGCGCTGCAGGCGAGTGGATCCGGAGTAGCGGTAGAGGTTGTGGGGCTGATAGCTGCGGCAATAGGGCTTGGGACGTCGGTACCGAGGTTGTTGAGGGGGATTTACCGACTTGCCGAGGCTATGGAGTTGACAGGACGAGCGAGTACGTATGAAGCTATTGAAGCTGCGGCAGATAAAATGGAAGCGGCGGTAGCGGAGATAGGGGTTAACGGGCTGTGGGCGTTGCTGTCCTATCTTGGCATGAGGAGTGCGAGGGCAAGGATTAGGACGCGGATAGAGCAGGCGGGGAGTGTTGGGGCTGCGGAAAATAGTACGGCAAATCTTTATAGACGGCCTTCAAGTTATAGAAGTGGAATTCGTGATAAAGTTTGGGAATCTGCAAAGAATGAAAATGCTTTAGTTAGAGACCCCGTGACGGGGAGAATTATGAATAAAACCGAACCATGGGATATGGGGCATAGGCCTGGATATGAATTTAGGAAGCTTCAAAGAAGTGCTGCAGAAAGAGGGTTGTCACGGGCAGAGTTTCTTGATGAATATAATACAGTGGAGCATTATAGACCTGAGCTCCCAAGCTCGAATAGAAGCCATCGTGGTGAGAATTTGACTAATGAATATTTTGGATTTTGA